In Cryptomeria japonica chromosome 1, Sugi_1.0, whole genome shotgun sequence, the sequence AGTTCTTGCGAAGATTCTTGCTCTTAGATTAGTCGATATCCTGCCTAAGTTCATTGGTCCCTCCCAAACTGGTTTTATTAAGGGCAGGTACATACTGGAGAATCTTATCACCAGCTGGGAAGCCATGGACTGGGCTAAAAATTCTCACCAGAACACTGCCATGTTGCTTCTTGATTTTgagaaggcctatgatagagtcgAATGGAAATTTATTCTGATGATGTTGGAAGCATTTGGCTTTCCTCCTTATTTTTGTCTTGCTGTTCAAACTCTTCTTAAGGACGCCTCTGCGCGTATTGAAGTTAATGGAGTTCTTTCCCCCTCATTTCCGCTCGGTAGATCTATCAGGCAGGGTTGCCCTCTGGCCCCTGCCCTTTTTGTCATAGCCTCTGAAGCCCTGTACTATATCCTCAGAGACTCCTCCTTGTCTCCCGATGTCAGAGGTATATTTCTTCCCAACGATGAAGAGCTTATTAATTGCCAGTTTGCTGATGATACGGCTCTGTTTTTTGAGCTTactgaaaataattttaaaaatttgcaaggaaagcTTGATGTTTTCTGTTCTGCTTTCGGTGCTCGTATTTCTCATGCCAAGTCAATTTGTCTTGGTTGGGACGAGCACCCCCCTGAGTGGTTTGTTAATTCCGGATTTCAATGGGGAGGCCCTAACAAAATTGTCAAATATCTTGGTATCCCCTTTTCTGTGGAGCCTACCCTTAAGAATATGTGGCTCTGGATTAAAGAGAAGATTCTCAATAAGCTTAATAAATGGCATAATAGAACTCTTTCTTTGGCTGGCAGGATTCAAGTCTGtcagaaaattttgtcttcttacaGTATTTGTTATTCTTCAGCTTGGTTGTTCAATAATTAtcagattcaagaaattcaaagtgcCATCAGAACCTTTCTCTGGTTTGATGGTAAAGGAAACAAAAAGCAGCATGCTGTTAAATGGGTCTGGTGCCATGCTGACAAGATCCTTGGGGGGCTTGGGCTTAAAGACCTGAAAACCCAGGGTATTGCCCTTTCCGCCAAATGGATCTTTCATTCCTTGGAGGGTAACAGCCCTTGGAAAGTGCTTGTCAGGCATAACATTGAGAGAGGCTTTCCCAAGAAAGCTAAGTCTTGGAAAAACCTCCCTTTCAGTGATCTTCTTTTAGGTAATTTCCCTGTTGCTGTGCAAGGTTCTGTGGTCTTCAAATCAATATGGAAGGCCTGGGAACATGTTAGGGATCATATCTCCAACAAGGACTGTTACTTCAATGATCAACTCCACGGAGaaagatctatttggtggaatttGGTCATCAATGGAAAGCCCCTTGCTTTATCCCAAGGATGCTCTGCCAGATCCTGGGCTAAAAATGGGATAAATCAATTTGTGGATTTGTTTGAGGATGGTCTCCTCCCCTCGTGGGATGCCATTAAGACCAAATATGACATTCCTGACTCTCAGAAGAAAACTTACAATATGATCCTTCAAGCTGCTAGAGATCTCCCCTCTTTATGCCATGTTGATTCTCTTAGACATCTTAATTGCAAGTGGCCGGGGGGAGTTGTTATGGCTAGCCTCAAGGCCAAGAACATCTACTCTGTTATTAATCAAACTAATGATATTATTGTTCATGTGAACTCTGTCTGGTATTCTTCCTTTGATACTAAGATGTGGAATAAGTTGTTTCAGTATTTATGGAGAAGTCCTATTGAGCCAAAAATTAACTGTTTTAAATGGCTTGTTCTGCTTGATAAGCTTCCTGTTAAAAGCTTTAATTCTGATTCTGACTTGTGTAGCATTTGTAGACTCCCAAAAACTGGGAGACATATTCTTTTCGATTGTTtatttgctaaagaaatttggagtATGTTTGGTGTTATCTATCCTATTACTGTGAGCATTCTTGACATGATTACTGGTTATATATCTGGTCTTCCTAAAGATTCGAATCTTTTTTGGAATATACTGTCCTCTAACATTCTTTGGCAGATATGGAAATGCAGGAACGAAGAGAAGTACCAAGGTAAGCCAAGGGCTCTTACTGAGTTTTTTAGGAAACTCACATATTTTAAAATCTTTCTGCAGGTTCAAGTCACCATGATGATAGAGAGAAAGAAGCTGGAAAGGTTTCTCAAGACTGGTCACGCGTCCTTCTACTACTATGAGCTGAAAAATGGATACCTTTGGCAGAGATCGCTGGAAGATCTTCACGCCTTTGACCAAGCTTGTGACAAGCTCAGGGAAGAAATCAGGAAAAATGCAAATCCTAGGATGGAAGAGCTCTCCTTGCTGTCTCAGGTTCAAGCGCATAAGAATATAATCTGGATGGAAGGCCCCCAAGGCTGGACTGCCTGGGTCGATGATTTCTATGATATTCTTCACTAGTTGGTTATCAAGTACCTTTATGTATTGAGCTGTTTTTTCTGTTACTCTGATTTTTTTGGCGGCAGTTGGAGGTTAATCCTCCCTGAGGGACTTCCTTTTGAACTCTATTGTACTTTTTTGTTctccttatgcttaatagaaaaaaaTTTGAACATCACACTAATATAACAAGAAGGAACTTCCAAACGAACATCCACCTCAACATAGGGAACATACACTAAGTTGGAGTTGGCCCACAATCGACAAGAGATATCGAGCCTCTCACGTGTTTAATCAACCCTTGAAAGATTGCGCTCTCACTATGTTGGGGAGGCAGACATAAGTTCGTTGATCTCAATCCCTTCCAGATATTCTGGATACAAATTTAATCATAATAAACAGAAGTTTTCCACATGTCATGCATGGGGAATGAGTGTATTCATTGCTTTTATTTCTTTGGTCCCGCCCGTTTGTCACTTTCCGTCCCATATATGAAAAACTAAACGCCAAAAGATTCAATCTCGACTATTTAATGGCCCTCTAAATTCTTTTTAAATTGGTCGACACGCAATTGTTTTATGTGCGTAAAACAGAGGCGATGCCGATGCCCGGTTCGTTGCGTGCGTAGGTGAACAAGAAATCTTCTCTCTGCACGCCAACCGAATTTTAAGCCGCCCTTGGCCTGCAAATAGAAAGTTTTTAACTAATTTGGAATTGTCTGAACTTGAACTTTGACGGAAATTTTTGGTCAGTTTTATCTATATAAACAATAAACTCAGGTATTTCGATGACGGGGAAGCAGCCTTTATCGTTACAGGTGTTTTTGGATGTGGAAAGAGAGGGGTCAATGGGTAGAAGGCGAGAGGATAAGGTTGTTTACCCAACTACAGACAATGGTGAAGTTCAGCACCAGGATAGGCcgcatgccatttcatacatggaAACTCCGAGCAAGAAATGGAAGACATGGATAATTCCTGCGTTTGTTGTGGCGAATTTTGTTGTGTTTATAGCGACAATGGCGGTGAATGATTGCCCTAAGAATTCAGAGGAACCTGGCAAATGTGTGCCCAAGTTTTTGGGCAGAATGTCGTTTCAGCCTCTCAAGCAGAATCCTCTCCTGGGGCCTTCGTCCTCCACGTAAGCTCTGCGTTCATACCCATTGTgatcttttcttttgttttttgcaGCATTATGTGATTTTATTCAAAATGTGACCATGTCATCAATTTACAGATGCAAGAAAACGCATAGTTTGAATTAGAGTTCTTTTTATTGAAAATGTGTTTAGTGGATTCTCCTCGGGTGGTTTTGTAAATTGGGTTTTTGGATATGGTTAGATTTTCAGTCGGTATGGTAGTGGGTTCTTAGCTTAAACACTAACCCACATTTATTAAGACCTCCAAGTTTGGCCATGGAAGAATTCTCCAGCAATGTATATGAAATAATGAATTGGGATTTAAAGGTTAATAAAAAGAAATATACCAGCCCTACCAACAGTGAAAGCCAAACAGTCTCAACTCTGCATGCCCATCAAGACGCATTACCCTTCTCATTTGGACATCACATTTATCATACCCACTTCAAGAAAAGATAAATGTAATTAATGTGCGATGTGGATTGTCACACGCCCAAAATACACGCGCCTTTGTGTTTCATATGCTAGATCGGTGTCTTCTTGGCTGTGACCTAACGATATACCTTCTCATATACACATTGCATTCTCATATATGGCCATTTTTTTGTCCTCAAAAATAGCCATGTACCAGGAAAATACCTTTTTAATATGGTGCAGGGGATGCTTCACAACTGTGCCACTACTTCAATTTCTCACAGGGTGGCCCTTTAGCATGTTGATTTAGACTATACGAGTCATGCTTTATGCAAGGCTGGACTCTTAATCCTTACGGTGTTTATGTATGGAGGTGCCCTTAAGATGAAATCCATGTTCACCATAAATATGTTTCAACATACCGTTTCAATTTTGAACAATTACATTTTTATGATAATGAAAAGTCTATAGCATGTTCTAAATTCAGATGGTAACACACGCATGTTATACTTATCTCCATATTTTCTATCATCTAGCCATGTGCCAATTCTGGTTGTATCTTGCTTTTTTGCAGATTAGAAAAAATGGGAGGCCTTGATTGGATTGATGTCGTACAGAAGCATCAGGGATGGAGGCTCATCACGTGTATTTGGCTACATGCAGGAGTGGTTCATTTGCTTTCCAATATGCTTAGTCTTGTTTTCATTGGAATTCGTCTTGAGCAAGAGTTTGGCTTCTGTAAGTTCTAAAACGCATGCACTGTCATAGCATTCAATATTgtattcaatatgcttggtccttggTTAATGAATCTTAGCTATAATTTCCTTTATTCCAGTGATGGCGATCTTTGGTTTCTAATTGAAACTGTTTTTTTCTTTATGCAATCTATTTGCTTCACAcaagttttgttgttttgtcttatTTGAGTTGTTGGCCGATTCTGATTTTATTCCTTGAATTTATAATTTTTCTTAGTAATTCAGAACAATTCTGGTTGTATAATCGATCATATTTCTTGTTATTTGTATGTCGAAGAATATATTCAGCAGCTAATTGCCTTTCTACTTTCTGATTGTTACAGTTAAGATTGGCATGCTATACTTGCTTTCTGGATTTGGTGGCAGCTTGTTGTCAGCTTTATTTATCCAGAATAACATATCTGTTGGAGCATCGGGTGCTCTTTTTGGGTTACTAGGTGCTATGCTTTCAGAGCTTCTTACAAACTGGACAATCTATGCCAGTAAGGTTAGCAAAGTCTCAAGGCTTGATGGGCCCTTTTTATTGAAAACATATACATTTTACATTTCAGCATGTGCATGTTAAATAATGGTATATTCTCTAGGAAATCTGTGGTCTCTAACCAAGGTATACTTGAAAATTCCAATGTAGCTTGCAGCACTGGTAACACTTGTTCTCATCATTGTTGTCAACTTGGCTTTTGGGTTACTGCCACATGTAGATAATTTTGCACATCTTGGAGGATTTATGTCTGGGTTCCTTCTTGGATTCGTGTTTTTAATCCGGCCTCAGTTTGGATGGGTTAATCGTAAGAAGCTTCCTCTAGGATACGAATTGGATACATCAGTCAAACACAAACACAAGCCATATCAGTATGTATTGTGGCTGTCAGCACTAATTCTGATAACTATAGGGTGAGTTTTATCAGCAATTCTATATGTCAACTAATTGTGTTTTTTATTAGAAGAATATTTTACATTCTGATCTTCATTGTTATAATTGCATTTCATTTCCTTGTCATATCCACTGAGATTTTTAGAATGGTTCTCTAACTTAATTTTGATAGATTAAAGTGGAGAAATGACATGATGATTCTAAGTTAAAGTTTTCTAAGCTGCATCCCAATTTCTCTCTCTTTAAGTTATTAAAATCTCAGCAAATACGTTTATTCTATCATGTTTGTCTTGTGTAGCTTTAATGAGTTGTTTCAATGAATGTTATCTTGGTCTGTTAACTAGATATGCAGGAAAGAGTAATAGAAGGAAAACATTACTTGTAATTGCAATGTGTTGCATTAGTGTTGGCACTTTACAAATTGCACAACACAATACACTAGTTGGATTCTCCTTTTTCTATAATTGTAAACCTGATTTCCAATTTATCATTTAAAACAATTCAGCAGGAAAGGCTTGAATTTAGTATTATAGATTTCCATATATATCTATCATATTACCATTTTTAAACTTTTGCTGTATATGCAAATTAAATGATTATTATTTTGATAGGTTAAGGAAGGTTTTTTATAGGGCTCTCTCCCAAAAATTAAAAGTGTAATATATATAAGCTTGAAAAACTAGAAAGATCCAATATGGCCAGAAGTATACAAGAATCATGCCAGATCGTATGGACCAAGGAATGACCACAACAATTATAACAAGAAGACAACAACATCTAAACTGAACCAACCCCACAGGCCAAATCAGCAAAAGGGACCTGGAGTAGATTCCTTGGTTGGCACCTGAACACCAGAATCAAAGGTGGATCTGCGGACAATTTGGGGACAGGTCCCTTATGTGGTTGCCAGGGAATGGATTCTCAGTAAAATCCTTCCCTGTCACCTTGTTCTGTTGGCAAACAATTTGGAAGATATTATGACAGACTGTGTGGTATCTGGAGCTCACCTCCAGCAGATGGAGGATGTGGAACAGTTTCAATAAAATCTCACATTCCATTTCTAAGAAACATGCCGATTTGGCATACTACAGTTGAGATTTGGCCTTATATATGAATAATTTGTGGTTTGTAATTCTAGAGGGTTGTGTGGAAATTTGTAGTGTTATTTGGGGAGGCGTGCCCGTTTTTGAGATGTCATGGGGATGGGGGCATGCGTTGGTCAGGGATGGTGGTGAGCTGCAGATGGGATGATCAGCCATCCCCGGGATTGCCAGGGACGTCTGTGATGTCCATCGACCGACCTAGGGATGGCTGGCCGTCCCCCTTTTTCCAATGTGATTTAAAAAACACTCTCAAAATCACTTTAAAAAACTGTGAAGGAGATCTTTTCTCCTAAAATTTTGATCTTGTACATTCTTTGTTTTATTTCTGCAGAATTACACTGCATTTGTTGGTTACTGAAATAGATAAATCTCTTTTTTGAACTCTACACTATTCTGAGAGGATACTTTATTGGAGAAAAGCTCCATTGCTAGAATCGGCAACCTGCAATATAACCTTCACGGAGAGAGAAAAACATTTCACTAGGAAGATGAATTGTATTGAGATGAAGAATAATGTacaatgagcctacttataaagcaAAAGGCCAGAGGTGAGAGAACACAAGATGTGGACATGTGTCTCAATCACATGTGAGGGCAGGTCAAAGTCCAGCTATTGACAACTACCCAGGTACAAATATAAATgcaaaatattatataattataccTAAGTAAACATAAGCATGAGTAAATAGGATAAATCCTAATTTACTCCaaaaccccccttaagtgcaacttagggagaagattATTACGCAATATGGGTCTTGGCTACAAAGCCAttttaggtactcatgtacaatgcaatgaaaaaaaatctctcacaaacggagaaaaggagaaaaccacatgggagaaaaactcctctccaaaagagagtaaagaaacaacaagatgatgcatggaggactcatTCACATGCCCCACGAAttgcatacatcatgtatatataataaaaaattaccacataggaaggaagaagagagacataatatcccccccccccccccccgccacgtaatgaagaagctccaatgtTGATGAAGTATGCTTGgaaacaaaagatgatcaaatGAGCAACGcatctccccttaggaagaaacaagtccATCAAATGATGAAGAAGCCACTCCATGTCCAATTGGAAGATGGAGAAAGTCTCAAAATAGAAGTCTTTGAAATCTGAGGAGGAGTCGCCAAGCATGAATAAGTCACCACATACTCATGATCAACTTCAGCGAAGAAATGTGACTAGGTAAGTGAAGGAAAAAACTCATCAATGTCAATCTCCAAAGACAATATATCAATAGTTGTGCTAAAAATGTCATCAAAGAGGAGAGAAATCCCCTCAAGTATATCTCCCAAACCAGCAAGATGGGACTCCACAAACAAGTCTGAAATACTTGTCAAATACTCATCCCACAAAGCAAGATCTAGAACACTATGATCAACCTGCTGAATAGAAGCAATCGCCAAATCTGGAAAAGTAGGTGCGGTAGGAGGAAGCTCAACACTAGTCTCAAGAACACCAAGGTTCAAATGACCAAACttctcctcacaaacatgatttaccCTTGGTGGAAGGGTATGAACATCATCCAAAGGAGCAAAATGAGAAAAGGAATAcgatcgagatgcatgatcaaccacccttgtagcaatgatatctctagtctccatATCTCTAACGTATACATGGTCAGGagtgaactcaactatcttaccttGTGCACCATGGGTAATTTGATAGACTGAAAGAAGATTAGTAGTCAAGGAGGGTACATAAAAAACAATATTAAATGATTCGTCACCCATATTAATAGAACCTTTCCCACAAACCTTCATATTTGTATTGTTACCCATCAAAATGTTAGGTGAACTACAAGGCTCAAAAGAAGAAAACATATCCATAGAAGATGCTATATGATTTGATGCACCTGAATCAAGAAGCCA encodes:
- the LOC131063209 gene encoding RHOMBOID-like protein 2 translates to MTGKQPLSLQVFLDVEREGSMGRRREDKVVYPTTDNGEVQHQDRPHAISYMETPSKKWKTWIIPAFVVANFVVFIATMAVNDCPKNSEEPGKCVPKFLGRMSFQPLKQNPLLGPSSSTLEKMGGLDWIDVVQKHQGWRLITCIWLHAGVVHLLSNMLSLVFIGIRLEQEFGFFKIGMLYLLSGFGGSLLSALFIQNNISVGASGALFGLLGAMLSELLTNWTIYASKLAALVTLVLIIVVNLAFGLLPHVDNFAHLGGFMSGFLLGFVFLIRPQFGWVNRKKLPLGYELDTSVKHKHKPYQYVLWLSALILITIGYAVGLAMVLRGVNANDHCGWCHYLSCVPTSKWSCKEKPVYCLSSQSQTELTLTCENGGKTKIFPFGNASDDRIRDLCTQLCA